One Microbacterium sp. W4I20 DNA window includes the following coding sequences:
- a CDS encoding thymidylate synthase — protein sequence MSAAVPTPYEDLLRDVLETGTHKSDRTGTGTTSVFGRQIRFDLSKGFPLITTKRVHFKSIAYELLWFLRGDSNVGWLQENGVTIWDEWADASGDLGPVYGVQWRSWPTPDGESIDQLSDVIEQIRQTPDSRRLIVSAWNPADIPDMALAPCHALFQFYVADGKLSCQLYQRSADMFLGVPFNIASYALLTMMVAQQVGLEPGDFVWTGGDCHIYDNHLEQVHEQLSREPFDYPTLRIARTPESILDYRYEDFVVEDYQHHAPIRAAVAV from the coding sequence ATGAGTGCAGCCGTCCCGACGCCGTATGAAGACCTGCTCCGCGACGTGCTGGAGACCGGCACACACAAGTCGGATCGCACTGGAACCGGCACGACGAGTGTCTTCGGACGACAGATCCGATTCGACCTGTCGAAGGGGTTCCCCCTGATCACGACCAAGCGGGTGCATTTCAAGTCGATCGCCTATGAACTGCTCTGGTTCCTGCGCGGAGACTCCAACGTCGGGTGGCTGCAGGAGAACGGCGTCACCATCTGGGACGAATGGGCGGATGCCTCCGGCGACCTGGGGCCGGTGTACGGCGTGCAATGGCGCTCGTGGCCCACACCCGACGGGGAGAGCATCGATCAGCTCTCCGACGTGATCGAACAGATCCGGCAGACCCCTGACTCGCGCCGGTTGATCGTCTCGGCCTGGAACCCCGCCGACATCCCCGACATGGCCCTCGCACCCTGCCACGCGCTCTTCCAGTTCTATGTCGCGGACGGCAAGCTCTCCTGCCAGCTCTACCAGCGCAGCGCCGACATGTTCCTCGGCGTGCCCTTCAACATCGCCTCCTACGCGCTGTTGACGATGATGGTCGCACAGCAGGTCGGCCTCGAGCCCGGCGACTTCGTCTGGACCGGCGGCGACTGCCACATCTACGACAATCACCTCGAGCAGGTGCATGAGCAGCTGAGTCGCGAGCCGTTCGACTACCCGACGCTTCGCATCGCCCGCACCCCGGAGTCGATCCTCGACTACCGCTACGAGGACTTCGTGGTGGAGGACTATCAGCACCACGCGCCGATCCGGGCGGCGGTGGCAGTGTGA
- a CDS encoding DUF4395 domain-containing protein, with product MTTPAGIDPRAPRFAATITAVLLLAATFLALVGISTAGLQAAPLLQRALDPGFLLTVVIALLFLWSVASPATAPWGVLFRRLVRPRLAAPAELEDPRPPRFSQGVGLFVVGIGLVLHLAGVPWALPIATAAAFIAAFLNAAFAFCLGCQLYLLLQRVGIVGRTAAAS from the coding sequence ATGACCACTCCCGCAGGCATCGACCCGCGTGCGCCGCGGTTCGCCGCGACGATCACCGCCGTGCTGCTGTTGGCGGCCACCTTCCTGGCGTTGGTCGGCATCTCGACCGCAGGTCTCCAGGCAGCTCCTCTCCTGCAGCGCGCCCTCGACCCCGGCTTCCTGCTCACCGTCGTCATCGCGCTGCTGTTCCTCTGGAGCGTCGCCTCGCCGGCGACCGCACCGTGGGGCGTGCTGTTCCGCCGGCTGGTCCGCCCCCGCCTCGCTGCTCCGGCAGAACTCGAGGATCCGCGACCTCCGCGGTTCTCACAGGGCGTCGGACTCTTCGTCGTCGGGATCGGGCTCGTCCTGCACCTCGCCGGCGTCCCCTGGGCTCTGCCGATCGCCACGGCCGCGGCGTTCATCGCCGCGTTCCTGAACGCCGCCTTCGCCTTCTGCCTCGGCTGCCAGCTCTACCTCCTGCTCCAGCGCGTGGGGATCGTGGGCCGGACCGCCGCCGCATCCTGA
- a CDS encoding UDP-glucose/GDP-mannose dehydrogenase family protein has protein sequence MRLSVIGCGYLGAVHAAAMASIGHDVIGIDVDERKVAALAAGTAPFFEPRLEELLADGLASGRLTFSTRLEDAAGSEVHFLAVGTPQIPGGHAADLRYVDAAVDALVPHLRPGDVLAGKSTVPVGTAARLAEQIDGTGATLVWNPEFLREGWAVHDTLTPDRLVVGAAAGEDGDRAVEVLRSVYRSAVDAGTPFLVTDLATAELVKGAANAFLATKISFINAMAEIAEASGADVTLLADALGYDTRIGRRYLGSGIGFGGGCLPKDIRAFAARAEELGRSESVGFLREVDSINLRRRDRAVQLVVDALGGLVFGRRIAVLGAAFKPFSDDIRDSPALDVAVRLRGLGADVVVTDPAAIDNAQAAHPQLGYARERDDALREADAVVVVTEWDEYRRDLSPVLAGGLVRGRVIIDGRNCLDAAAWRAAGWQYHGMGRR, from the coding sequence ATGCGCTTGTCAGTGATCGGCTGCGGGTACCTCGGTGCCGTGCACGCCGCCGCCATGGCCTCCATCGGACACGACGTGATCGGTATCGACGTCGACGAGCGGAAGGTCGCGGCGTTGGCAGCGGGAACGGCGCCGTTCTTCGAGCCTCGACTCGAGGAACTGCTCGCCGACGGCCTGGCATCGGGTCGACTGACGTTCAGCACGCGACTGGAGGATGCTGCCGGGTCCGAGGTTCATTTCCTCGCCGTCGGCACTCCGCAGATCCCGGGCGGGCATGCCGCAGACCTCCGCTATGTCGACGCGGCCGTCGACGCGCTCGTCCCGCACCTCCGCCCCGGCGACGTGCTGGCGGGGAAGTCCACCGTGCCGGTGGGCACGGCCGCTCGACTCGCCGAGCAGATCGACGGCACCGGAGCGACGCTCGTCTGGAATCCGGAGTTCCTGCGCGAGGGCTGGGCCGTCCACGACACGCTCACGCCCGACCGCCTCGTGGTCGGCGCCGCAGCCGGCGAGGACGGCGACCGGGCGGTGGAGGTGCTCCGTTCGGTCTATCGATCCGCTGTCGACGCGGGAACACCGTTCCTCGTCACCGACCTCGCCACCGCCGAGCTGGTCAAGGGCGCCGCCAACGCCTTCCTCGCCACCAAGATCTCTTTCATCAACGCGATGGCCGAGATCGCCGAGGCCTCCGGCGCCGACGTCACCCTGCTCGCCGACGCCCTCGGATATGACACCCGCATCGGACGGCGCTACCTCGGATCGGGCATCGGCTTCGGCGGGGGCTGCCTGCCGAAGGACATCCGCGCCTTCGCCGCACGCGCCGAAGAGCTCGGCCGCAGCGAGTCGGTGGGGTTCCTGCGTGAGGTCGACTCCATCAACCTCCGCCGTCGCGACCGCGCCGTGCAACTCGTCGTCGATGCGCTCGGCGGTCTCGTCTTCGGCCGCCGGATCGCCGTCCTCGGAGCGGCGTTCAAGCCCTTCAGCGATGACATCCGCGACTCCCCCGCCCTCGATGTCGCCGTCCGCCTGCGCGGACTGGGCGCGGACGTGGTGGTGACGGATCCGGCCGCGATCGACAACGCGCAGGCCGCCCACCCGCAGCTCGGCTATGCGAGAGAGCGGGACGACGCGCTGCGCGAGGCGGACGCGGTCGTCGTCGTGACCGAATGGGACGAGTACCGCCGGGACCTCTCCCCGGTCCTCGCCGGTGGACTGGTGCGGGGACGGGTCATCATCGACGGGCGCAACTGCCTGGATGCGGCGGCCTGGCGCGCGGCCGGGTGGCAGTACCACGGCATGGGCAGACGCTGA
- a CDS encoding OsmC family peroxiredoxin, whose protein sequence is MPVTSEAASTWTGSLMEGSGTVAFSSSNLGTFPLNWKARSEGSDTTTTPEELIAAAHSSCFSMALSHALAENGTPPERVNTSASVTFKPGVGITGSHLNVNAVVPGLSPEKFQEIAAEAKTGCPVSQALAGIEITLEATLA, encoded by the coding sequence ATGCCTGTCACCAGCGAAGCCGCCAGCACCTGGACCGGATCGCTCATGGAGGGATCCGGCACGGTCGCGTTCTCGTCGTCGAACCTCGGCACCTTCCCGCTCAACTGGAAGGCGCGCAGCGAAGGCAGCGACACGACGACGACGCCGGAGGAACTCATCGCCGCCGCACACTCCTCGTGCTTCAGCATGGCCCTCTCACACGCCCTCGCCGAGAACGGCACTCCCCCGGAGCGGGTGAACACCAGCGCGTCCGTGACATTCAAGCCGGGCGTCGGCATCACCGGCAGCCACCTCAACGTCAACGCCGTCGTCCCCGGTCTCTCGCCGGAGAAGTTCCAGGAGATCGCCGCAGAGGCGAAGACGGGCTGCCCGGTCTCTCAGGCGCTCGCGGGCATCGAGATCACCCTCGAAGCCACGCTGGCCTGA
- the dapB gene encoding 4-hydroxy-tetrahydrodipicolinate reductase: MTSQVALVGGTGKLGTIIHAVIDELEGFEVSRVLTSSSDLADLSGADLVVDASTPQVSVDVVRAAIESGMNVLVATSGWSAERIALVRPLVEAAGTGVVFIPNFSLGSVLGSALAAAAAPFFGSAEIVEAHHERKVDSPSGTAVRTAELIAAARAEQGPVSAPHADQRARGQQVGSVPIHSLRRPGVIAKQEVILSGPGESLTFTHDTIDPALAYAPGIRLAVPYALTASGVIVGLENMIDIGIRS, translated from the coding sequence ATGACCTCGCAGGTAGCACTCGTCGGCGGAACCGGAAAGCTCGGCACGATCATCCACGCGGTGATCGACGAGCTCGAGGGCTTCGAGGTGAGCCGCGTGCTGACATCGTCGAGCGACCTCGCGGATCTGTCCGGCGCGGACCTCGTCGTGGATGCGTCGACGCCTCAGGTGAGCGTCGACGTCGTGCGCGCCGCGATCGAAAGCGGCATGAACGTGCTCGTCGCGACCTCCGGCTGGTCCGCCGAGCGCATTGCTCTGGTGCGACCCCTCGTCGAGGCAGCGGGCACCGGTGTCGTCTTCATCCCCAACTTCTCGCTCGGCTCGGTGCTGGGCTCGGCCCTGGCGGCGGCGGCGGCGCCGTTCTTCGGCTCGGCCGAGATCGTCGAAGCCCATCACGAGCGCAAGGTCGACTCTCCCAGCGGCACCGCGGTGCGCACGGCGGAGCTGATCGCCGCCGCGCGTGCGGAGCAGGGGCCGGTCAGCGCGCCCCACGCCGATCAGCGTGCCCGAGGTCAGCAGGTCGGCAGCGTCCCGATCCATTCACTGCGCCGGCCGGGAGTGATCGCCAAGCAGGAGGTGATCCTGTCCGGGCCCGGCGAGTCCCTCACTTTCACACATGACACCATCGATCCGGCTCTGGCGTACGCTCCGGGTATCCGGCTCGCCGTCCCGTACGCGCTCACCGCCTCCGGTGTGATCGTCGGGCTCGAGAACATGATCGACATCGGCATCCGCTCGTGA
- a CDS encoding thioredoxin family protein: MSPALALGIAAALLALATIIGVVLRRRDGRRRAGGALRFDPTDAGATELGSRATLVQFSTETCARCPQVRRMLGAYASDHEGLRLLEIDLTHRPDLSARYKVLQTPTTFVVDDSGAVRARFHGVPQRHALTEAVAAV; the protein is encoded by the coding sequence ATGTCGCCAGCGCTCGCCTTGGGAATCGCGGCAGCGCTCCTCGCGCTCGCCACGATCATCGGCGTCGTGCTGCGCCGCCGGGACGGGCGTCGGCGAGCCGGTGGCGCGCTGCGCTTCGATCCGACGGATGCCGGCGCGACGGAGCTGGGTTCGCGGGCGACCCTCGTGCAGTTCAGCACCGAGACGTGCGCGCGCTGCCCGCAGGTGCGTCGCATGCTCGGAGCCTACGCATCCGATCACGAGGGCCTCCGTCTGCTCGAGATCGACCTGACGCACAGGCCCGACCTGTCGGCACGCTACAAGGTGCTGCAGACGCCGACGACGTTCGTCGTCGACGACTCCGGAGCCGTCCGTGCCCGATTCCACGGGGTGCCTCAGCGGCACGCCCTCACCGAAGCCGTCGCTGCCGTCTGA
- a CDS encoding dihydrofolate reductase, whose protein sequence is MLVGLIWAEANGGVIGAEGGMPWYVPEDLAHFKEITLGAPVVMGRKTWDSLPERFRPLEGRENIVITRQQDWSAEGARRAATVAEAVRGLDRVWIIGGAEIFRQVIADADRLEVTEIDLSVDGDAYAPPKAGWRLVDEGEWQTSRTGIRYRFLGYAR, encoded by the coding sequence ATGCTGGTCGGGCTCATCTGGGCCGAGGCGAACGGCGGAGTGATCGGTGCCGAGGGCGGAATGCCCTGGTACGTGCCCGAGGATCTCGCGCACTTCAAGGAGATCACGCTGGGTGCTCCGGTGGTGATGGGGCGCAAGACCTGGGACTCGCTGCCCGAGCGGTTCCGGCCCCTCGAAGGTCGCGAGAACATCGTGATCACCCGCCAGCAGGATTGGAGCGCGGAGGGTGCACGCCGCGCGGCGACCGTCGCGGAGGCGGTCCGTGGCCTGGATCGCGTCTGGATCATCGGCGGGGCGGAGATCTTCCGTCAGGTGATCGCCGATGCCGACAGGCTCGAGGTCACCGAAATCGATCTGTCCGTCGACGGTGACGCGTACGCTCCACCCAAGGCGGGCTGGCGACTCGTCGACGAGGGGGAGTGGCAGACCTCTCGCACCGGCATCCGCTACCGATTCCTGGGATACGCGCGCTGA
- a CDS encoding polyribonucleotide nucleotidyltransferase, giving the protein MEGPEITATEAVLDNGRFGTRTIRFETGRLAQQAQGAVAAYLDGETMLLSATSAGKHPREGFDFFPLTVDVEERSYAAGKIPGSFFRREGRPSTEAILVCRLIDRPLRPSFVDGLRNEVQVVITVLSIAPGEYYDALAINAASASTQISGLPFSGPVAGVRLAFIPGHGEHADQWVAFPNAEQVGEAVFDLIVAGRVVTKSDGSEDVAIMMVEAEATEGSWNLIKAGATKPNEEIVAQGLEASKPFIAQLVKAQAELAATASKEPGVYPVFPAYSQEVYDFVAGRSYDDLVGVYQIADKTERQSADDAIKDRVRAQLIEATESNELPAGAPLEFSAAYKSVTKKIVRGRILTEGSRIDGRGLADIRPLDAEVQVIPRVHGSAIFQRGETQIMGITTLNMLKMEQQIDSLSPTTSKRYMHHYNFPPYSTGETGRVGSPKRREIGHGFLAERALVPVLPSREEFPYAIRQVSEALSSNGSTSMGSVCASTLSLLNAGVPLRAPVAGIAMGLVSDEVDGETRYAALTDILGAEDALGDMDFKVAGTGEFITAIQLDTKLDGIPTSVLAGALTQARDARLTILNVLNSAIDAPDEMAPTAPRVISVQIPVDKIGELIGPKGKTINSIQDTTGAQISIEEDGTVYIGATDGPSAEAARAQVNAIANPTNPEIGEQFLGTVVKIATFGAFVSLLPGKDGLLHVTEVRKLAGGKRVENVEDVLSVGQKVLVKITKIDDRGKLSLEPVLDDAPAEAAPAADVDAE; this is encoded by the coding sequence TTGGAAGGTCCTGAAATCACCGCCACCGAGGCCGTTCTCGACAACGGCCGCTTCGGCACCCGCACCATCCGCTTCGAGACCGGCCGCCTCGCGCAGCAGGCTCAGGGCGCAGTCGCCGCGTACCTCGACGGCGAGACCATGCTCCTCTCGGCCACCAGCGCAGGCAAGCACCCGCGTGAAGGCTTCGACTTCTTCCCGCTGACTGTCGACGTCGAGGAGCGCTCCTACGCCGCCGGCAAGATCCCCGGCTCGTTCTTCCGTCGTGAGGGTCGTCCCTCCACCGAGGCGATCCTCGTCTGCCGTCTGATCGACCGCCCCCTGCGTCCGTCGTTCGTCGACGGTCTCCGCAACGAGGTCCAGGTCGTCATCACCGTGCTGTCGATCGCTCCCGGCGAGTACTACGACGCACTGGCGATCAACGCGGCTTCCGCCTCGACGCAGATCTCCGGTCTGCCGTTCTCCGGCCCCGTCGCCGGTGTGCGCCTCGCGTTCATCCCCGGTCACGGCGAGCACGCCGACCAGTGGGTGGCGTTCCCGAACGCCGAGCAGGTCGGCGAGGCTGTGTTCGACCTGATCGTCGCCGGTCGCGTCGTCACCAAGTCCGATGGCTCGGAAGACGTCGCGATCATGATGGTCGAGGCTGAGGCCACCGAGGGCAGCTGGAACCTGATCAAGGCCGGCGCCACCAAGCCGAACGAGGAGATCGTGGCCCAGGGCCTCGAGGCCTCGAAGCCCTTCATCGCTCAGCTGGTCAAGGCTCAGGCCGAGCTCGCGGCGACCGCCTCGAAGGAGCCGGGCGTCTACCCGGTCTTCCCGGCGTACAGCCAGGAGGTCTACGACTTCGTCGCCGGCCGTTCCTACGACGACCTCGTCGGCGTGTACCAGATCGCCGACAAGACCGAGCGCCAGAGCGCCGACGACGCGATCAAGGACCGCGTCCGGGCACAGCTCATCGAGGCGACCGAGTCGAACGAGCTGCCTGCCGGCGCTCCGCTCGAGTTCTCCGCGGCGTACAAGTCCGTCACGAAGAAGATCGTCCGCGGTCGCATCCTCACCGAGGGCTCCCGCATCGACGGCCGCGGCCTGGCGGACATCCGTCCGCTCGACGCCGAGGTTCAGGTCATCCCGCGCGTGCACGGCTCCGCGATCTTCCAGCGCGGCGAGACCCAGATCATGGGCATCACCACGCTGAACATGCTCAAGATGGAGCAGCAGATCGACTCGCTGTCGCCCACGACGAGCAAGCGCTACATGCACCACTACAACTTCCCGCCCTACTCGACCGGTGAGACCGGCCGCGTGGGCTCGCCGAAGCGTCGTGAGATCGGGCACGGCTTCCTCGCCGAGCGCGCCCTCGTGCCGGTGCTGCCGAGCCGCGAGGAGTTCCCCTACGCGATCCGTCAGGTGTCCGAGGCGCTGAGCTCCAACGGCTCGACGTCGATGGGTTCCGTCTGCGCCTCGACCCTCTCGCTGCTGAACGCCGGTGTGCCGCTGCGCGCTCCGGTCGCCGGCATCGCGATGGGTCTCGTGTCCGACGAGGTCGACGGTGAGACCCGCTACGCGGCGCTGACCGACATCCTGGGTGCGGAGGACGCTCTCGGCGACATGGACTTCAAGGTCGCCGGTACGGGTGAGTTCATCACCGCGATCCAGCTGGACACCAAGCTCGACGGCATCCCGACGTCGGTTCTCGCCGGTGCGCTGACTCAGGCGCGCGACGCGCGTCTGACGATCCTCAACGTCCTGAACTCCGCGATCGACGCTCCTGACGAGATGGCGCCGACCGCGCCGCGCGTCATCAGCGTGCAGATCCCGGTCGACAAGATCGGCGAGCTGATCGGCCCGAAGGGCAAGACGATCAACTCGATCCAGGACACGACCGGCGCGCAGATCTCCATCGAGGAGGACGGCACCGTCTACATCGGCGCGACCGACGGCCCCTCGGCCGAGGCCGCCCGTGCCCAGGTCAACGCGATCGCGAACCCGACCAACCCGGAGATCGGCGAGCAGTTCCTCGGAACCGTCGTGAAGATCGCCACGTTCGGTGCCTTCGTCTCGCTGCTTCCGGGCAAGGACGGACTGCTTCACGTCACCGAGGTGCGCAAGCTCGCCGGTGGCAAGCGCGTCGAGAACGTCGAAGACGTCCTCTCGGTCGGCCAGAAGGTCCTCGTGAAGATCACGAAGATCGATGACCGCGGCAAGCTGTCGCTCGAGCCCGTCCTCGACGACGCTCCGGCAGAAGCAGCGCCTGCTGCGGATGTCGACGCCGAGTAG
- a CDS encoding SDR family oxidoreductase: MPTALITGASAGLGAEFARQLARRRADLILVARTEETLDALAADLRSEHGVAVEVLVADLAEDAGVERVAARLRDPADPVDLLVNNAGFGLPLQFADNDIADEVRHLRVHVEASMRLMHAALQSMRGRGGRIINVASVAGFISRSTYSACKAWLIGFSRWANAEYSRDGVSVTALCPGFTHTSFHERMGLPVGEEGVPRFMWLNARDVVREGLRDAARGRSVSIPSLRYKALVALTRVLPSSLTSGVARRGRV; encoded by the coding sequence ATGCCCACCGCACTGATCACGGGAGCGAGCGCCGGCCTCGGGGCCGAGTTCGCGCGCCAGCTCGCGCGCCGTCGGGCCGACCTGATCCTGGTGGCGCGCACGGAGGAGACCCTCGACGCCCTGGCAGCTGACCTGCGAAGCGAGCACGGCGTCGCCGTGGAGGTCCTCGTGGCCGATCTCGCCGAGGACGCCGGTGTAGAGAGGGTCGCGGCACGCCTGCGCGACCCCGCCGACCCGGTGGACCTGCTGGTCAACAATGCCGGCTTCGGTCTGCCGCTGCAGTTCGCCGACAACGACATCGCCGACGAGGTGCGGCACCTGCGGGTGCACGTCGAAGCCTCGATGCGGCTCATGCACGCCGCGCTGCAGTCGATGCGCGGCCGGGGTGGTCGCATCATCAACGTGGCCTCGGTCGCAGGCTTCATCTCGCGTTCGACCTACTCCGCATGCAAGGCCTGGCTGATCGGATTCAGCCGATGGGCGAACGCCGAGTACTCTCGCGACGGCGTCTCCGTCACCGCGCTGTGCCCCGGATTCACGCACACCTCCTTCCATGAGCGCATGGGCCTTCCCGTGGGCGAAGAGGGCGTGCCCCGTTTCATGTGGCTGAACGCCCGCGACGTGGTCCGCGAAGGGTTGCGAGATGCGGCGCGGGGCAGGTCCGTGTCGATCCCGTCGCTGCGGTATAAGGCGCTCGTGGCGCTGACCCGCGTCCTGCCGAGCTCCCTCACCTCGGGCGTCGCCCGACGCGGCCGCGTCTGA
- a CDS encoding aldo/keto reductase, giving the protein MRLFSVGAGASDERARTGSEHPSAPIPIVGPGIGEGIRVPLGETGFETFPLVLGAAEFGWNVDLETSHGILDRYVEFGGNAIHTADGFSGGRSEHIIGQWLRSRGHRDRAVLSVRIGAHADNPGLGSVNLVRAVEGSLTRLGVERIDVLYLDATLDATTNLEDTLATVEWLKDAGKIGSVGAFGLAPERLVEARILASAGYPRIEVIDAPYNLLRRQPFEGDLRLVAGAQNLAVTPSHALEHGFLSGRHRSKALTSQGVRGEQLRGHLNRRGIKILRALDQVAAELAVPVAAVSIAWLLAQRTVAAPIVNTFATDHVDELMQGAGVSLSRTQVAELTRAGN; this is encoded by the coding sequence ATGCGGTTGTTCAGCGTAGGCGCAGGGGCGTCGGACGAGCGCGCCCGAACGGGCAGCGAGCACCCGTCGGCCCCTATCCCGATCGTCGGTCCGGGAATAGGAGAGGGCATCCGCGTCCCTCTCGGCGAGACCGGCTTCGAGACCTTCCCCCTCGTGCTGGGCGCGGCCGAGTTCGGCTGGAACGTCGACCTCGAGACCAGTCACGGCATCCTCGATCGCTACGTCGAGTTCGGCGGGAATGCCATCCACACCGCGGACGGCTTCTCCGGTGGGCGCAGCGAGCACATCATCGGCCAGTGGCTGCGATCGCGCGGGCACCGCGACAGAGCCGTGCTCAGCGTGCGCATCGGCGCCCACGCCGACAATCCCGGCCTCGGCTCCGTGAACCTCGTCCGGGCCGTGGAGGGGTCGTTGACGCGCCTCGGAGTCGAACGCATCGATGTGCTCTACCTCGATGCCACGCTCGATGCGACGACCAACCTCGAAGACACGCTCGCCACGGTCGAATGGCTGAAGGATGCCGGCAAGATCGGCTCCGTCGGAGCCTTCGGCCTCGCGCCGGAGCGCCTGGTGGAGGCACGCATCCTCGCCTCGGCCGGCTACCCGCGCATCGAGGTCATCGATGCGCCCTACAACCTTCTCCGACGGCAGCCCTTCGAAGGCGACCTGCGGCTGGTGGCCGGGGCGCAGAACCTGGCCGTGACGCCGTCGCACGCACTGGAGCACGGGTTCCTCTCCGGCCGTCACCGCAGCAAGGCGCTGACGTCGCAAGGCGTCCGGGGTGAGCAGCTGAGGGGCCACCTGAACCGCCGCGGCATCAAGATCCTCCGCGCGCTCGATCAGGTCGCCGCCGAGCTCGCCGTCCCGGTGGCAGCGGTGTCGATCGCGTGGCTGCTCGCGCAGCGCACGGTCGCGGCGCCCATCGTGAACACGTTCGCGACCGACCATGTCGACGAACTCATGCAGGGAGCGGGAGTCTCGCTCTCGCGGACCCAGGTCGCCGAGCTCACGCGCGCGGGCAACTGA
- a CDS encoding histidine phosphatase family protein produces MTHYIYLVRHGEHQDAEHGLADGPLSPRGQRQAELIADRLSGLPLDAVWHSPLLRANETARAIAGRLPSVDPEPTALLFDCVPTGMTEETPAAFEPFFGSISDAEIDAGRAQMADAVNEFLIRKNGEVHEVLITHNFVISWFVREVLGAPEWRWMTLNQAHCGLTIIAQKQGRPWTLLNHNDTGHLPVELRTGIPDPMPV; encoded by the coding sequence GTGACGCACTACATATATCTGGTCAGACACGGTGAACATCAGGATGCAGAGCACGGTCTCGCCGACGGACCCCTTTCGCCGCGCGGGCAGCGTCAGGCCGAATTGATCGCCGACCGGTTGTCCGGTCTACCGCTCGATGCGGTCTGGCATTCGCCCCTGCTGCGCGCGAACGAGACAGCCCGCGCGATCGCCGGCCGGCTGCCGTCGGTCGACCCCGAGCCGACCGCGCTGCTCTTCGACTGCGTCCCCACCGGGATGACGGAAGAGACGCCGGCCGCGTTCGAGCCGTTCTTCGGATCGATCTCCGACGCCGAGATCGATGCCGGCCGCGCCCAGATGGCGGATGCCGTCAACGAGTTCCTCATCCGCAAGAACGGAGAGGTGCACGAGGTGCTCATCACGCACAACTTCGTCATCTCCTGGTTCGTCCGCGAGGTGCTCGGCGCACCGGAGTGGCGCTGGATGACGCTCAATCAGGCGCACTGCGGACTGACGATCATCGCTCAGAAGCAGGGTCGGCCCTGGACGCTGCTCAACCACAACGACACCGGTCATCTGCCGGTCGAGCTGCGCACCGGCATCCCGGACCCGATGCCCGTCTGA